The following are encoded together in the Phaseolus vulgaris cultivar G19833 chromosome 9, P. vulgaris v2.0, whole genome shotgun sequence genome:
- the LOC137821684 gene encoding GATA transcription factor 21-like, which yields MIPTYRYSVSSPMLIDLNEEDHTHKQPSSLSTSILFNPDQDQGGFCYWESKHFQSDEEAQKIVPSSGSWDHPVEKIENRSDLKLRVWKKEEGCDNLKGEDSSTMSSKMRMVRKMIVSDETDSDIADISSSKQIKYKKKNPELSPLVTDDSNCNSSSNQNSVPLRVCVDCHTTKTPLWRSGPKGPKSLCNACGIRQRKERRAIAAAATTANGSNRLKAEKSEMKKGKKLHSKGKKSKTEGAPALLKKKRKPAKNRKRFRAFEDLTVRLSNNSAVQQVFPQDEKEAAILLMALSHGLLHGFPSDLYIT from the exons ATGATACCAACTTATCGTTATTCAGTGTCTTCTCCTATGCTTATAGATCTTAATGAAGAAGATCATACACACAAGCAACCCTCTTCTTTATCTACTTCTATTCTCTTCAACCCAGATCAAGATCAAGGAGGATTTTGCTATTGGGAATCAAAACACTTTCAAAGTGACGAAGAG GCCCAGAAGATTGTTCCTTCCAGTGGATCATGGGATCATCCagtagaaaagattgaaaacagaAGTGATCTGAAGCTGAGAGTTTGGAAGAAAGAAGAAGGCTGTGACAATCTTAAAGGTGAAGATAGTTCAACGATGTCTTCAAAAATGAGAATGGTGCGGAAAATGATAGTTTCAGATGAAACAGATTCTGATATAGCAGACATCTCCAGCTCTAAGCAGATCaagtataaaaagaaaaacccAGAACTGTCACCACTAGTCACTGATGATAGTAACTGTAATTCTTCTTCAAACCAGAACAGTGTCCCTCTTAGGGTTTGTGTTGATTGCCACACTACTAAGACCCCTCTCTGGAGGAGTGGACCAAAAGGTCCAAAG TCACTTTGCAATGCTTGTGGAATTCGACAAAGGAAGGAAAGGCGCGCCATTGCTGCAGCTGCAACTACAGCAAATGGAAGCAACAGGTTGAAGGCTGAGAAATCTGAAATGAAGAAGGGGAAGAAGTTGCATAGCAAAGGGAAAAAGTCCAAAACTGAGGGTGCACCAGCACTGTTGAAAAAGAAGCGTAAACCTGCCAAGAATAGAAAGAGGTTTCGTGCATTTGAGGATTTGACAGTAAGATTGAGCAACAACTCGGCTGTTCAACAAGTTTTCCCTCAGGATGAAAAAGAGGCTGCAATCTTGCTCATGGCTTTGTCTCATGGATTACTTCATGGCTTCCCCTCAGATCTTTATATCACTTAG
- the LOC137821374 gene encoding uncharacterized protein isoform X1 has protein sequence MPGTIMVSVLEFMDLPLSSTTSIRASLGRIEYQVNDKENLSFPLTSIRDDLIFKIQDAEGNEISRTGIQIKLILEKGVLEDKFPLGGGHLRLKLQFILSDEERDRIRSLRQSALKKKHDELLSSGRRGAESNSRAVLGNAALPFRRNDEVSGAPSSQESPKKNLQQEAVSRLQDLAGSREEKESDTRNVAGTQLDQKQLKPNIADEYKKSSSTKPVSETVTFTQSQHKGKKPADQSPSEKHPQRAIGSDKIAILVGSEKNDAPASNLIQPNQEEGGLQYSEKRASLGKIPSNVRKMISAFEGGPAQDTRSQIKPPPTKQQESSNERRDSSKTQHLERDKSKKTEPADLNERVKSASLKEAHVGTGSEGSKHEKIVEIKESEPKTSDNNGDENSRGPFNQVVKVAIIIGFGLLVLLTRKRRKSNGERQRDDVFNFLNLPE, from the exons ATGCCAGGAACCATCATGGTTTCAG TACTGGAATTCATGGATCTTCCATTATCTTCAACAACATCCATAAGGG CTTCATTGGGGAGAATAGAGTACCAAGTGAATGACAAGGAAAACTTATCTTT CCCCTTAACTAGCATCCGTGATGATTTGATTTTCAAAATTCAGGATGCTGAGGGGAATGAAATATCACGAACAG GTATTCAGATAAAGTTGATATTAGAAAAAGGTGTTTTGGAAGACAAATTTCCACTTGGGGGTGGCCATCTGCGTTTGAAGTTGCAATTCATCCTTAGTGATGAAGAGCGAGACAGAATTCGTTCATTG AGACAATCTGcattaaagaaaaaacatgATGAGCTTCTTAGTAGTGGCCGAAGAGGAGCAGAAAGCAACAGCAGAGCTGTTCTTGGCAATGCTGCATTACCCTTCCGCAGAAATGATGAGGTCTCAG GTGCTCCATCTTCTCAAGAATCACCAAAGAAAAACCTTCAACAAGAAGCCGTTTCTCGATTGCAAGATCTGGCAGGTTCACGTGAAGAGAAGGAATCTGATACTAGAAATGTAGCTGGGACTCAGCTTGACCAGAAACAGCTAAAGCCA AACATTGCAGATGAATATAAGAAGTCCTCATCCACAAAACCTGTGTCAGAAACTGTTACTTTTACTCAATCACAACACAAGGGTAAGAAGCCTGCTGATCAGTCACCATCTGAGAAACATCCTCAGAGAGCTATTGGTTCAGATAAAATTGCAATTTTGGTTGGCTCAGAAAAAAATGATGCCCCGGCTAGTAATCtgatacaaccaaatcaagaggAAGGTGGCCTTCAATATTCTGAGAAGAGAGCCTCACTTGGGAAAATTCCAAGTAATGTGAGGAAGATGATAAGTGCCTTTGAAGGTGGACCGGCTCAG GATACCAGATCTCAGATTAAACCACCTCCAACAAAACAGCAAGAAAGTTCAAATGAAAGAAGAGATTCATCCAAGACTCAGCATTTGGAGAGAGATAAGTCAAAGAAGACAGAGCCAGCAGACTTGAATGAAAGGGTGAAAAGTGCATCCCTG AAGGAAGCACATGTTGGAACTGGAAGTGAGGGGAGCAAGCATGAAAAGATAGTGGAAATCAAAGAGTCAGAGCCCAAGACCTCTGATAACAATGGAGATGAAAATTCTAGAGGACCATTTAATCAG GTAGTGAAAGTTGCAATCATTATAGGATTTGGATTACTTGTTCTACTAaccagaaaaagaagaaagag TAATGGAGAGAGGCAAAGGGATGATGTATTTAACTTTCTGAATTTACcagaatga
- the LOC137821374 gene encoding uncharacterized protein isoform X3 yields the protein MPGTIMVSVLEFMDLPLSSTTSIRASLGRIEYQVNDKENLSFPLTSIRDDLIFKIQDAEGNEISRTGIQIKLILEKGVLEDKFPLGGGHLRLKLQFILSDEERDRIRSLRQSALKKKHDELLSSGRRGAESNSRAVLGNAALPFRRNDEVSGAPSSQESPKKNLQQEAVSRLQDLAGSREEKESDTRNVAGTQLDQKQLKPNIADEYKKSSSTKPVSETVTFTQSQHKGKKPADQSPSEKHPQRAIGSDKIAILVGSEKNDAPASNLIQPNQEEGGLQYSEKRASLGKIPSNVRKMISAFEGGPAQDTRSQIKPPPTKQQESSNERRDSSKTQHLERDKSKKTEPADLNERVKSASLKEAHVGTGSEGSKHEKIVEIKESEPKTSDNNGDENSRGPFNQVVKVAIIIGFGLLVLLTRKRRKRMKKKSA from the exons ATGCCAGGAACCATCATGGTTTCAG TACTGGAATTCATGGATCTTCCATTATCTTCAACAACATCCATAAGGG CTTCATTGGGGAGAATAGAGTACCAAGTGAATGACAAGGAAAACTTATCTTT CCCCTTAACTAGCATCCGTGATGATTTGATTTTCAAAATTCAGGATGCTGAGGGGAATGAAATATCACGAACAG GTATTCAGATAAAGTTGATATTAGAAAAAGGTGTTTTGGAAGACAAATTTCCACTTGGGGGTGGCCATCTGCGTTTGAAGTTGCAATTCATCCTTAGTGATGAAGAGCGAGACAGAATTCGTTCATTG AGACAATCTGcattaaagaaaaaacatgATGAGCTTCTTAGTAGTGGCCGAAGAGGAGCAGAAAGCAACAGCAGAGCTGTTCTTGGCAATGCTGCATTACCCTTCCGCAGAAATGATGAGGTCTCAG GTGCTCCATCTTCTCAAGAATCACCAAAGAAAAACCTTCAACAAGAAGCCGTTTCTCGATTGCAAGATCTGGCAGGTTCACGTGAAGAGAAGGAATCTGATACTAGAAATGTAGCTGGGACTCAGCTTGACCAGAAACAGCTAAAGCCA AACATTGCAGATGAATATAAGAAGTCCTCATCCACAAAACCTGTGTCAGAAACTGTTACTTTTACTCAATCACAACACAAGGGTAAGAAGCCTGCTGATCAGTCACCATCTGAGAAACATCCTCAGAGAGCTATTGGTTCAGATAAAATTGCAATTTTGGTTGGCTCAGAAAAAAATGATGCCCCGGCTAGTAATCtgatacaaccaaatcaagaggAAGGTGGCCTTCAATATTCTGAGAAGAGAGCCTCACTTGGGAAAATTCCAAGTAATGTGAGGAAGATGATAAGTGCCTTTGAAGGTGGACCGGCTCAG GATACCAGATCTCAGATTAAACCACCTCCAACAAAACAGCAAGAAAGTTCAAATGAAAGAAGAGATTCATCCAAGACTCAGCATTTGGAGAGAGATAAGTCAAAGAAGACAGAGCCAGCAGACTTGAATGAAAGGGTGAAAAGTGCATCCCTG AAGGAAGCACATGTTGGAACTGGAAGTGAGGGGAGCAAGCATGAAAAGATAGTGGAAATCAAAGAGTCAGAGCCCAAGACCTCTGATAACAATGGAGATGAAAATTCTAGAGGACCATTTAATCAG GTAGTGAAAGTTGCAATCATTATAGGATTTGGATTACTTGTTCTACTAaccagaaaaagaagaaagag aatgaagaagaagagtgCCTGA
- the LOC137821374 gene encoding uncharacterized protein isoform X5 — protein MHAASLGRIEYQVNDKENLSFPLTSIRDDLIFKIQDAEGNEISRTGIQIKLILEKGVLEDKFPLGGGHLRLKLQFILSDEERDRIRSLRQSALKKKHDELLSSGRRGAESNSRAVLGNAALPFRRNDEVSGAPSSQESPKKNLQQEAVSRLQDLAGSREEKESDTRNVAGTQLDQKQLKPNIADEYKKSSSTKPVSETVTFTQSQHKGKKPADQSPSEKHPQRAIGSDKIAILVGSEKNDAPASNLIQPNQEEGGLQYSEKRASLGKIPSNVRKMISAFEGGPAQDTRSQIKPPPTKQQESSNERRDSSKTQHLERDKSKKTEPADLNERVKSASLKEAHVGTGSEGSKHEKIVEIKESEPKTSDNNGDENSRGPFNQVVKVAIIIGFGLLVLLTRKRRKSNGERQRDDVFNFLNLPE, from the exons ATGCATGCAGCTTCATTGGGGAGAATAGAGTACCAAGTGAATGACAAGGAAAACTTATCTTT CCCCTTAACTAGCATCCGTGATGATTTGATTTTCAAAATTCAGGATGCTGAGGGGAATGAAATATCACGAACAG GTATTCAGATAAAGTTGATATTAGAAAAAGGTGTTTTGGAAGACAAATTTCCACTTGGGGGTGGCCATCTGCGTTTGAAGTTGCAATTCATCCTTAGTGATGAAGAGCGAGACAGAATTCGTTCATTG AGACAATCTGcattaaagaaaaaacatgATGAGCTTCTTAGTAGTGGCCGAAGAGGAGCAGAAAGCAACAGCAGAGCTGTTCTTGGCAATGCTGCATTACCCTTCCGCAGAAATGATGAGGTCTCAG GTGCTCCATCTTCTCAAGAATCACCAAAGAAAAACCTTCAACAAGAAGCCGTTTCTCGATTGCAAGATCTGGCAGGTTCACGTGAAGAGAAGGAATCTGATACTAGAAATGTAGCTGGGACTCAGCTTGACCAGAAACAGCTAAAGCCA AACATTGCAGATGAATATAAGAAGTCCTCATCCACAAAACCTGTGTCAGAAACTGTTACTTTTACTCAATCACAACACAAGGGTAAGAAGCCTGCTGATCAGTCACCATCTGAGAAACATCCTCAGAGAGCTATTGGTTCAGATAAAATTGCAATTTTGGTTGGCTCAGAAAAAAATGATGCCCCGGCTAGTAATCtgatacaaccaaatcaagaggAAGGTGGCCTTCAATATTCTGAGAAGAGAGCCTCACTTGGGAAAATTCCAAGTAATGTGAGGAAGATGATAAGTGCCTTTGAAGGTGGACCGGCTCAG GATACCAGATCTCAGATTAAACCACCTCCAACAAAACAGCAAGAAAGTTCAAATGAAAGAAGAGATTCATCCAAGACTCAGCATTTGGAGAGAGATAAGTCAAAGAAGACAGAGCCAGCAGACTTGAATGAAAGGGTGAAAAGTGCATCCCTG AAGGAAGCACATGTTGGAACTGGAAGTGAGGGGAGCAAGCATGAAAAGATAGTGGAAATCAAAGAGTCAGAGCCCAAGACCTCTGATAACAATGGAGATGAAAATTCTAGAGGACCATTTAATCAG GTAGTGAAAGTTGCAATCATTATAGGATTTGGATTACTTGTTCTACTAaccagaaaaagaagaaagag TAATGGAGAGAGGCAAAGGGATGATGTATTTAACTTTCTGAATTTACcagaatga
- the LOC137821374 gene encoding uncharacterized protein isoform X6, protein MTRKTYLCKIVYLVYVIWGHNSFKDAEGNEISRTGIQIKLILEKGVLEDKFPLGGGHLRLKLQFILSDEERDRIRSLRQSALKKKHDELLSSGRRGAESNSRAVLGNAALPFRRNDEVSGAPSSQESPKKNLQQEAVSRLQDLAGSREEKESDTRNVAGTQLDQKQLKPNIADEYKKSSSTKPVSETVTFTQSQHKGKKPADQSPSEKHPQRAIGSDKIAILVGSEKNDAPASNLIQPNQEEGGLQYSEKRASLGKIPSNVRKMISAFEGGPAQDTRSQIKPPPTKQQESSNERRDSSKTQHLERDKSKKTEPADLNERVKSASLKEAHVGTGSEGSKHEKIVEIKESEPKTSDNNGDENSRGPFNQVVKVAIIIGFGLLVLLTRKRRKSNGERQRDDVFNFLNLPE, encoded by the exons ATGACAAGGAAAACTTATCTTTGTAAGATTGTATACCTTGTTTATGTGATATGGGGCCATAACAGTTTCAAG GATGCTGAGGGGAATGAAATATCACGAACAG GTATTCAGATAAAGTTGATATTAGAAAAAGGTGTTTTGGAAGACAAATTTCCACTTGGGGGTGGCCATCTGCGTTTGAAGTTGCAATTCATCCTTAGTGATGAAGAGCGAGACAGAATTCGTTCATTG AGACAATCTGcattaaagaaaaaacatgATGAGCTTCTTAGTAGTGGCCGAAGAGGAGCAGAAAGCAACAGCAGAGCTGTTCTTGGCAATGCTGCATTACCCTTCCGCAGAAATGATGAGGTCTCAG GTGCTCCATCTTCTCAAGAATCACCAAAGAAAAACCTTCAACAAGAAGCCGTTTCTCGATTGCAAGATCTGGCAGGTTCACGTGAAGAGAAGGAATCTGATACTAGAAATGTAGCTGGGACTCAGCTTGACCAGAAACAGCTAAAGCCA AACATTGCAGATGAATATAAGAAGTCCTCATCCACAAAACCTGTGTCAGAAACTGTTACTTTTACTCAATCACAACACAAGGGTAAGAAGCCTGCTGATCAGTCACCATCTGAGAAACATCCTCAGAGAGCTATTGGTTCAGATAAAATTGCAATTTTGGTTGGCTCAGAAAAAAATGATGCCCCGGCTAGTAATCtgatacaaccaaatcaagaggAAGGTGGCCTTCAATATTCTGAGAAGAGAGCCTCACTTGGGAAAATTCCAAGTAATGTGAGGAAGATGATAAGTGCCTTTGAAGGTGGACCGGCTCAG GATACCAGATCTCAGATTAAACCACCTCCAACAAAACAGCAAGAAAGTTCAAATGAAAGAAGAGATTCATCCAAGACTCAGCATTTGGAGAGAGATAAGTCAAAGAAGACAGAGCCAGCAGACTTGAATGAAAGGGTGAAAAGTGCATCCCTG AAGGAAGCACATGTTGGAACTGGAAGTGAGGGGAGCAAGCATGAAAAGATAGTGGAAATCAAAGAGTCAGAGCCCAAGACCTCTGATAACAATGGAGATGAAAATTCTAGAGGACCATTTAATCAG GTAGTGAAAGTTGCAATCATTATAGGATTTGGATTACTTGTTCTACTAaccagaaaaagaagaaagag TAATGGAGAGAGGCAAAGGGATGATGTATTTAACTTTCTGAATTTACcagaatga
- the LOC137821374 gene encoding uncharacterized protein isoform X2, which produces MTRKTYLCKIVYLVYVIWGHNSFKVIICSVVLFSPLTSIRDDLIFKIQDAEGNEISRTGIQIKLILEKGVLEDKFPLGGGHLRLKLQFILSDEERDRIRSLRQSALKKKHDELLSSGRRGAESNSRAVLGNAALPFRRNDEVSGAPSSQESPKKNLQQEAVSRLQDLAGSREEKESDTRNVAGTQLDQKQLKPNIADEYKKSSSTKPVSETVTFTQSQHKGKKPADQSPSEKHPQRAIGSDKIAILVGSEKNDAPASNLIQPNQEEGGLQYSEKRASLGKIPSNVRKMISAFEGGPAQDTRSQIKPPPTKQQESSNERRDSSKTQHLERDKSKKTEPADLNERVKSASLKEAHVGTGSEGSKHEKIVEIKESEPKTSDNNGDENSRGPFNQVVKVAIIIGFGLLVLLTRKRRKSNGERQRDDVFNFLNLPE; this is translated from the exons ATGACAAGGAAAACTTATCTTTGTAAGATTGTATACCTTGTTTATGTGATATGGGGCCATAACAGTTTCAAGGTTATAATCTGCTCTGTTGTATTGTTCAGCCCCTTAACTAGCATCCGTGATGATTTGATTTTCAAAATTCAGGATGCTGAGGGGAATGAAATATCACGAACAG GTATTCAGATAAAGTTGATATTAGAAAAAGGTGTTTTGGAAGACAAATTTCCACTTGGGGGTGGCCATCTGCGTTTGAAGTTGCAATTCATCCTTAGTGATGAAGAGCGAGACAGAATTCGTTCATTG AGACAATCTGcattaaagaaaaaacatgATGAGCTTCTTAGTAGTGGCCGAAGAGGAGCAGAAAGCAACAGCAGAGCTGTTCTTGGCAATGCTGCATTACCCTTCCGCAGAAATGATGAGGTCTCAG GTGCTCCATCTTCTCAAGAATCACCAAAGAAAAACCTTCAACAAGAAGCCGTTTCTCGATTGCAAGATCTGGCAGGTTCACGTGAAGAGAAGGAATCTGATACTAGAAATGTAGCTGGGACTCAGCTTGACCAGAAACAGCTAAAGCCA AACATTGCAGATGAATATAAGAAGTCCTCATCCACAAAACCTGTGTCAGAAACTGTTACTTTTACTCAATCACAACACAAGGGTAAGAAGCCTGCTGATCAGTCACCATCTGAGAAACATCCTCAGAGAGCTATTGGTTCAGATAAAATTGCAATTTTGGTTGGCTCAGAAAAAAATGATGCCCCGGCTAGTAATCtgatacaaccaaatcaagaggAAGGTGGCCTTCAATATTCTGAGAAGAGAGCCTCACTTGGGAAAATTCCAAGTAATGTGAGGAAGATGATAAGTGCCTTTGAAGGTGGACCGGCTCAG GATACCAGATCTCAGATTAAACCACCTCCAACAAAACAGCAAGAAAGTTCAAATGAAAGAAGAGATTCATCCAAGACTCAGCATTTGGAGAGAGATAAGTCAAAGAAGACAGAGCCAGCAGACTTGAATGAAAGGGTGAAAAGTGCATCCCTG AAGGAAGCACATGTTGGAACTGGAAGTGAGGGGAGCAAGCATGAAAAGATAGTGGAAATCAAAGAGTCAGAGCCCAAGACCTCTGATAACAATGGAGATGAAAATTCTAGAGGACCATTTAATCAG GTAGTGAAAGTTGCAATCATTATAGGATTTGGATTACTTGTTCTACTAaccagaaaaagaagaaagag TAATGGAGAGAGGCAAAGGGATGATGTATTTAACTTTCTGAATTTACcagaatga
- the LOC137821374 gene encoding uncharacterized protein isoform X4 produces the protein MTRKTYLCKIVYLVYVIWGHNSFKVIICSVVLFSPLTSIRDDLIFKIQDAEGNEISRTGIQIKLILEKGVLEDKFPLGGGHLRLKLQFILSDEERDRIRSLRQSALKKKHDELLSSGRRGAESNSRAVLGNAALPFRRNDEVSGAPSSQESPKKNLQQEAVSRLQDLAGSREEKESDTRNVAGTQLDQKQLKPNIADEYKKSSSTKPVSETVTFTQSQHKGKKPADQSPSEKHPQRAIGSDKIAILVGSEKNDAPASNLIQPNQEEGGLQYSEKRASLGKIPSNVRKMISAFEGGPAQDTRSQIKPPPTKQQESSNERRDSSKTQHLERDKSKKTEPADLNERVKSASLKEAHVGTGSEGSKHEKIVEIKESEPKTSDNNGDENSRGPFNQVVKVAIIIGFGLLVLLTRKRRKRMKKKSA, from the exons ATGACAAGGAAAACTTATCTTTGTAAGATTGTATACCTTGTTTATGTGATATGGGGCCATAACAGTTTCAAGGTTATAATCTGCTCTGTTGTATTGTTCAGCCCCTTAACTAGCATCCGTGATGATTTGATTTTCAAAATTCAGGATGCTGAGGGGAATGAAATATCACGAACAG GTATTCAGATAAAGTTGATATTAGAAAAAGGTGTTTTGGAAGACAAATTTCCACTTGGGGGTGGCCATCTGCGTTTGAAGTTGCAATTCATCCTTAGTGATGAAGAGCGAGACAGAATTCGTTCATTG AGACAATCTGcattaaagaaaaaacatgATGAGCTTCTTAGTAGTGGCCGAAGAGGAGCAGAAAGCAACAGCAGAGCTGTTCTTGGCAATGCTGCATTACCCTTCCGCAGAAATGATGAGGTCTCAG GTGCTCCATCTTCTCAAGAATCACCAAAGAAAAACCTTCAACAAGAAGCCGTTTCTCGATTGCAAGATCTGGCAGGTTCACGTGAAGAGAAGGAATCTGATACTAGAAATGTAGCTGGGACTCAGCTTGACCAGAAACAGCTAAAGCCA AACATTGCAGATGAATATAAGAAGTCCTCATCCACAAAACCTGTGTCAGAAACTGTTACTTTTACTCAATCACAACACAAGGGTAAGAAGCCTGCTGATCAGTCACCATCTGAGAAACATCCTCAGAGAGCTATTGGTTCAGATAAAATTGCAATTTTGGTTGGCTCAGAAAAAAATGATGCCCCGGCTAGTAATCtgatacaaccaaatcaagaggAAGGTGGCCTTCAATATTCTGAGAAGAGAGCCTCACTTGGGAAAATTCCAAGTAATGTGAGGAAGATGATAAGTGCCTTTGAAGGTGGACCGGCTCAG GATACCAGATCTCAGATTAAACCACCTCCAACAAAACAGCAAGAAAGTTCAAATGAAAGAAGAGATTCATCCAAGACTCAGCATTTGGAGAGAGATAAGTCAAAGAAGACAGAGCCAGCAGACTTGAATGAAAGGGTGAAAAGTGCATCCCTG AAGGAAGCACATGTTGGAACTGGAAGTGAGGGGAGCAAGCATGAAAAGATAGTGGAAATCAAAGAGTCAGAGCCCAAGACCTCTGATAACAATGGAGATGAAAATTCTAGAGGACCATTTAATCAG GTAGTGAAAGTTGCAATCATTATAGGATTTGGATTACTTGTTCTACTAaccagaaaaagaagaaagag aatgaagaagaagagtgCCTGA
- the LOC137822778 gene encoding vesicle transport protein GOT1-like: MVSFEMNDRKKIGLGLTGFGIFFSFLGVMFLFDKGLLAMGNILFVSGVSVTIGLKSTMQFFMKRSNFKGTISFGIGFFILILGWPILGMIVESYGFIVLFSGFWPTLAVFIQKIPVLGWLFQQPYIRSLLDRYRGKRVPV, encoded by the exons ATGGTTTCCTTTGAAATGAATGATAGAAAGA AGATTGGATTGGGATTAACGGGCTTTGGCATATTTTTCTCATTCCTTGGTGTTATGTTCCTCTTTGACAAGGGATTGCTTGCAATGGGAAAT ATCCTCTTTGTTTCTGGAGTATCCGTGACCATTGGACTGAAATCCACCATGCAATTCTTCATGAAACGTAGTAATTTCAAG GGAACCATTTCATTTGGTATTGGATTCTTTATTCTTATCTTGGGGTGGCCTATTCTGGGCATGATTGTGGAGTCTTATGGATTCATCGTACTCTTCag TGGTTTCTGGCCTACACTGGCTGTTTTCATTCAGAAGATCCCTGTTCTTGGTTGGTTGTTTCAACAACCATACATTCGATCG TTATTGGACCGCTACAGAGGCAAACGGGTGCCTGTGTAG